In Bos indicus x Bos taurus breed Angus x Brahman F1 hybrid unplaced genomic scaffold, Bos_hybrid_MaternalHap_v2.0 tig00000449_arrow_arrow_obj, whole genome shotgun sequence, the genomic window TTCCCCAACCCCAGGAGGGCCTGGAGAGCGTGCTGTGAAGATTCTGGTGAACCAGCTGAGCGTGGACGATGTCAATGTCCTCACCTGTGCCACAGGCACTCTGTCCAACCTGACATGCAACAACAGCAAGAACAAGACGCTGGTGACACAGAACAGTGGTGTGGAGGCGCTCATCCACGCCATCCTGCGCGCGGGCGACAAGGATGACATCACGGAGCCCGCTGTCTGCGCCCTGCGCCACCTCACCGCCGCCCACCCCGAGGCCGAGATGGCCCAGAACTCCGTGCGTCTCAACTATGGCATCCCGGCCATCGTCAAGCTGCTCAACCAGCCCAACCAGTGGCCACTGGTCAAGGTACTGCCTGCTGCCCAGTGGGGCCAGGCGAGGGGAGGAGCTCTGAAGACAGTATTAGAGCCTCCACAGTCCATGGTGGCTCTGCTCCCGAGACCCAGAATCCTCCTATCTTGTAGCTTGGCCATCAGTTAGAATAGAACTTCAGAGTTGAAGGCGCACAGGACCATCCTGGGTGGTCTCAATTCAACGGCAGGCTCAGATTCGGTAGGCCTGGGgtgggcctgagactctgcatttctaacgaGTCCACAGGGATTTCGGTGGTCCACGGGCCACAGTCATTATGCTAGAGGGTCTGGACGCTCAAAGTCGTCCTCATATGAATGGATGGGTGAGGTCACCTCATCCATGTATTCTAGCCCCGGAGAAGTGGAAAAGCCCTGAAGGGCTGGCAGCGACCAGAAAGTGAGACCACTTCAGCCCATACTCAGGAACTTGTTCCTGTGCCCACGCGTGGATGGAAGGGTGTCAGTACTGTGTCATGTGTCCTGCTCAAACTCAGGAAGGATGTTAAAGAGACAAAGGGTAGAGAGGGTTCTGGTGACACTTGGTGTCTGCCATTGGGAGCCAGGGAACCTGGAGGCTGCCTGGGTAGAGGACAGATGTGTCAGTTCCCTGTCAcagacaggggaggggagggtgagccCGGGCAGAGCTGTAGGTGTGTGACATCTGGTGCCAGAGTAAGGGAGCGACTATAGACAGGGTCTTGTCAGAGGTCACCAGAGCCAGCTGGCAAGGTGGGAGCCTGGGGCAGAGACCTTCTTCCAGATCCCACTGCTTCAGCTGATTACACTGTGAGTGTCACCAATACAGGAGGCTTTCGGGTCAACCCCTAGCGAGGACTCCCTGATAATCAGAGTTTGGGAAaccatcagaaaagcaagactATATTGTCTGCGAGGGAGCGTTAAGAGAGAGGGAACAGGGGTGAGGGTCAAGGTATGGGGGCTGGTGGAATATTCTGGAATGGAGTATCATTTTAGCAAGGGCTATTAGAGTCTGACATGAGGAACAACAAGATCATATGGAATAAGGGGCATGGGCTGGGAGAAGCATCATTCTCTGGAGACCTTCCAGCACATCCATGGCTAGCCTGGGGGAGAAGAGAccagggggaaggaggagatgatGCTGGAGAAGTGGGATCCTCCAGATGTCCACGAAATGCCCTTGACGGGTGCCCTTTTTCTTGCCAGGCAACCATTGGTCTGATCAGGAATCTGGCCCTGTGCCCAGCCAACCATGCCCCACTGCAGGAGGCAGCGGTCATTCCCCGCCTTGTCCAACTGCTGGTCAAGGCCCACCAGGATGCCCAGCGCCATGTGGCTGCTGGCACACAGCAGCCCTACACGGTAAGTGAGCTGCTGGGGCCTGTGACCGCCCGCCCTGAGAGTCCTGGCTGCCCTCTGTGCGAACATGTGTGCACATGAGCACGTGACTAGGGAGGCAAGTTGCCATTGAGGCAAACTCTATGGACCAGTGAGGTTTGTCAGTGTCCTGGAAGGGGGTGACCACTCCCTAGGCTCACTGTTGCTATACCCCAATGGCTCTTCTCGTGCAGGATGGTGTGAGGATGGAGGAGATTGTGGAAGGCTGCACTGGAGCCCTGCACATCCTTGCCCGGGATCCCATGAACCGCATGGAGATCTTCCGACTCAACACCATCCCCCTGTTTGTGCAGGTGAGTCTGGGGCAGGTGGGCAGGAGAGGTTTCCCCCAGCCCTTGCTTTACCCCACTGCTGAAACGGGAATATTGAGGCAGTCTGGGCCAAGCATCAAGAGGTCTTTGGAAGCATTTGGAGAAAAGTGGCCACAACCAGACGTGATCACTTAGCAAACTCCAGCATGGGAAAGGCTTTCCAAGCTCAGAGGTAAAGGAAGAGTCCACAAACGCAAACAGCAAGTATTCTTAGTGTCAGAAACAACATTAAGGTTTTAATGTCAGAAATAGCCTAAAACCATTAAAAGTAaacagcaaactggaaaaaattTGCAAGCCTCGCAACAGACAAGACTTTAATATCTTTCATATAAAAGGCTCATTAATAGTAAACCTCAGTAGTTATCTACAGAGAGGCACATATAACTCCCAGGTGGTTCATAAACAAACAGTGCTCTATCAACCCCAGGAGTTTAAAAGAAGGAAGCCTATCCCACAGGGAGAGCCCATTTTCCACTATCAaattggcaaagaaaaaaaaacggGAGTGCTTTGTGCTGGTGAAGATGCAATAAAATGGGCAGTCTTATACCCTGCTGGTAGGAAGATAAGGTGGTAAAACCTCTCCAGGAAGCAACTTTGTGATGTGTATAGACAGCCTTGAAAATACTGGTATTCTTTGATCAAGGAGTACAGGTCTGGGACTCTCTATGAAATAacataatgtaatttaaaatgtggCATAAATGTATATGTGCAGCTGACAATTGCACTGTTACTAACAATAATTGAAAATTAACTGTCCAGTGATAAGagaatggttaaaaaaagaatggtCCACTATATCATGTGGACATAGACAATGGTGTTCaagaattttcagtttttgaatttttttccctttaattattAATGTTCAGAGTAAGGAATTTGTGCTGGTAGCTACTTCCACTTGTGATGGATgaggttttttaaatttccattgttgttttgctttgtagCATTCTCCTTCTCTCTTGAGTACCAGTATGAACTCAtaaatattgtttgttttttggccatgtttCTTCTCAGGCTGGCagttagttccctgaacagggatcaaacccaggccccctgtagtGGGatagcagagtcttagccactgggccactggggaagtccctgaactcatagatttttaaggaaaagttACTGAATAATATGGGGAAATGCTTTATGCTACAAAGTCTGATAAAAAAACAGgaatcagggacttctctggtggtcccatTGGTCAAGAccttgccttccagtgcagggggtacagatttgatccctggttggggagccaagATTCTACACGCCTTGAggtcaaaacaaaacacaacaaaacataaaacaaacaatattgtaaaaaatttaaaaaaaaatggtccacatcaaaaaaaagtcttaaaaaaaagaatcaaatatgtGTTTATGACTGCGATGAAAATCCAATGGAAAGAAGCTGTGTCTGAGTAGAGGGTTGTGgcggtttttttaaattaaaagaatttttaaaaaatcttttggccttcaccctactccagtgcttttgcctagaaaatcccatggacggaggagcctggtaggctgcagttcacggggtcgctagagtcggacacgactgagcgacttcactttcacttttcactttcatgcattggagaaggaaatggcaacccactccagtgttcttgcctggagaatcccagggacggggagcctggtgggctgccgtctatggggtcgcacagagtcggacacgactgaagcgacgcagcagcagcaaggcttatagaatcttagttccccaaggagGGATTGCACCGACGCCCTGGTATTGaaaacagagtcttaaccactggatcaccagggaatgcCCTGCGTTTCCTTTCTTTAGATTTTACTTAGACTTATCACATTTTTTACTATGAGCTTGAGTTATATCCAAAACTGGGAGGCGGAGATTGGCAGGGTGGTGAGGTGTGTTGCTGGCTCGCCTCACGCCCACCCCGCgcccctctccccagctcctctACTCCTCGGTGGAGAACATCCAGCGCGTGGCCGCCGGGGTGCTGTGCGAGCTGGCCCAGGACAAGGAGGCGGCCGACGCCATTGATGCGGAGGGCGCGTCGGCCCCACTCATGGAGCTGCTGCACTCGCGCAATGAGGGCACCGGTGAGGGGCTGGGCTAGGCGCAAGGGGGCGagcagggtgaggagggaggctgggggaggtggaggcaagcacctgacctgcctggcCTGTCCTGTTCCCTGCTCAGCCACCTACGCCGCTGCCGTCTTGTTCCGCATCTCCGAGGAC contains:
- the LOC113888641 gene encoding LOW QUALITY PROTEIN: junction plakoglobin-like (The sequence of the model RefSeq protein was modified relative to this genomic sequence to represent the inferred CDS: inserted 1 base in 1 codon; deleted 2 bases in 1 codon) — translated: EGLESVLKILVNQLSVDDVNVLTCATGTLSNLTCNNSKNKTLVTQNSGVEALIHAILRAGDKDDITEPAVCALRHLTAAHPEAEMAQNSVRLNYGIPAIVKLLNQPNQWPLVKATIGLIRNLALCPANHAPLQEAAVIPRLVQLLVKAHQDAQRHVAAGTQQPYTDGVRMEEIVEGCTGALHILARDPMNRMEIFRLNTIPLFVQLLYSSVENIQRVAAGVLCELAQDKEAADAIDAEGASAPLMELLHSRNEGTATYAAAVLFRISEDKNPDYRKRVSVELTNXLFKHDPAAWEAAQSMIPMNEPYADDMDATYRPMYSSDVPMDPLEMHMDMDGDYPIDTYSDGLRPPYATADHMLA